A genomic segment from Cervus elaphus chromosome 14, mCerEla1.1, whole genome shotgun sequence encodes:
- the PRDM2 gene encoding PR domain zinc finger protein 2 isoform X5, protein MWEVYYPNLGWMCIDATDPEKGNWLRYVNWACSGEEQNLFPLEINRAIYYKTLKPIAPGEELLVWYNGEDNPEIAAAIEEERASARSKRSSPKSRKGKKKSQESKNKANKTEDIQLKTSEPDPSPANMRDSAEGPKDEDEKPSASTTEQPALPQEVVSQDVPPELTLPPPAHEPQKGPDAELEAALCEANEVVEEEEEEEEEEELEEEGDEAADVPNESSLKVPEIRCDEKPEDLLEEPKTVSKEILEDSAEAAPVVKTPRAREEANGDVFETFLFPCQHCERKFTTKQGLERHMHIHMSTVNHAFKCKYCGKAFGTQINRRRHERRHEAGLKRKPEDPASGKASADGAPPQDDTQPPSLGQDALTLSSEKASQDSVTPSVVEENGEAKELHPCKYCKKVFGTHTNMRRHQRRVHERHLIPKGVRRKGGLLEEPQPPAEQALPALSVYVPSTEPEEEGEADDVYIMDISSNISENLNYYIDGKIQTSSSTSNCDVIEMESNSADLYGINCLLTPVTVEITQNIKTTQVPITDGLPKEPSSSTNSESKKRRTASPPVLPKIKAETESDPATPSCSLSLPLSISTTEAVSFHKEKSVYLSSKLKQLLQTQDKLTPPAGISAAEIPKLGPVCVSAPASMLPVTSSRFKRRTSSPPSSPQHSPALRDFGKPGDGKAMWTEAVLSSKKPKLESHSNSPVWSLSGRDERETGSPPGFDEYKVSKEWAASSTFSNVCNQQPLDLSSGVKQKTEGPGKAPVQWEAVLDLSVHKKPCGDSEGKELKENHVLQPACSAVKKRKPTTCMLQKVLLNEYNGVDLPVENAPDASGSTSPCKPLEPQPDPDLGLNSSLTVAVVESPPDVSSSSPALQPSSLSSGQLPPLLTPTNPSSPPPCPPVLTVATPPPPLLPTIPLPAPSSGASPHPCPSPLSNATAQSPLPILSPTVSPSPSPIPSMEPVMSAASPGPPTLSSSSSSSSSSSFSSSSSSSSPSPPPLSAVSSVVSSGDNLETSLPMISFKQEELESEDLKAREEAPSTTEQEIIQETFNRNFVCNVCESPFLSIKDLTKHLSIHAEEWPFKCEFCVQLFKVKSDLSEHRFMLHGVGNIFVCSVCKKEFAFLCNLQQHQRDLHPDKVCTHHEFESGTLRPQNFTDPSKAHIEHMQSLPEDPLEASKEEEELNDSSEELYTTIKIMASGIKTKDPDVRLGLNQHYPSFKPPPFQYHHRSPLGIGVTATNFTTHNIPQTFTTAIRCTKCGKGVDNMPELHKHILACASASDKKRYTPKKNPVPLKQTVQPKNGVVVLDNSGKNAFRRMGQPKRLNFSVELSKMSSNKLKLNALKKKNQLVQKAILQKNKSAKQKADLKTTPESSSHVCPYCHREFTYIGSLNKHAAFSCPKKPLSPSKKKLSHSSKKGGHPSPAGSDRNNSSSHRRRTADAEIKMQSMQAPLGKTRARSSGPSQVPPPPSSFRSKQNVKFATSVKSKKPSSSLRNSSPIRMAKMTHSESKKPKAAAKNHATPLSGKTSRSLHVRAQKSRAVLQSKSALASKKRTDRFSVKSRERSGGPITRSLQLAASADLSESRKEDGSGKQELKDLRKRSEIQADGPENIEAFNGISSCLNVPSQVQLITHSRIPDKEPTFLKIP, encoded by the exons ggaagaaaaaatcccaagaaagtaaaaacaaagcaaacaaaaccgAAGACATACAGCTGAAGACAAGTGAGCCAGATCCCAGCCCTGCAAATATGAGAGATTCTGCGGAAG GCCCCAAAGACGAAGACGAGAAGCCTTCTGCTTCCACCACCGAGCAACCAGCCCTCCCTCAGGAGGTGGTGAGCCAGGATGTGCCTCCGGAGctcaccctccctccccctgcccacgaGCCCCAGAAAGGACCAGATGCGGAGCTGGAAGCAGCGCTCTGTGAGGCGAACGAGgtggtggaggaggaagaggaggaggaggaagaggaggagctggAAGAAGAGGGGGACGAAGCAGCTGATGTGCCAAATGAAAGTTCCCTGAAAGTGCCGGAGATCCGATGTGACGAGAAGCCCGAGGATTTGTTAGAAGAACCAAAAACTGTTTCAAAGGAAATTCTTGAAGACTCTGCGGAGGCAGCCCCTGTTGTGAAAACTCCCAGAGCCAGAGAAGAGGCCAACGGGGACGTGTTTGAAACATTTCTGTTCCCATGTCAGCACTGCGAGAGGAAGTTCACGACCAAGCAGGGGCTGGAGCGGCACATGCACATCCACATGTCTACGGTCAACCACGCCTTCAAGTGCAAGTACTGCGGGAAGGCCTTCGGCACACAGATCAACCGGCGGCGCCACGAGCGGCGCCACGAGGCCGGGCTGAAGCGGAAGCCCGAGGACCCAGCCAGCGGCAAGGCCTCCGCCGACGGCGCTCCTCCCCAGGACGACACGCAGCCCCCTAGTCTTGGGCAGGATGCTTTGACCTTGAGCTCAGAGAAGGCGTCCCAGGACTCAGTGACTCCTTCCGTTGTAGAAGAGAACGGCGAAGCTAAAGAGCTTCACCCGTGCAAGTACTGTAAGAAGGTTTTCGGCACTCACACGAATATGAGACGGCATCAGCGCAGAGTTCACGAGCGGCACCTGATTCCCAAGGGGGTGCGGCGGAAAGGGGGCCTCCTGGAAGAGCCACAGCCCCCAGCAGAGCAGGCCCTGCCCGCCCTGAGTGTCTACGTCCCCAGCACAGAGCCAGAAGAGGAAGGGGAGGCAGACGATGTGTACATCATGGATATTTCCAGCAATATCTCTGAGAACTTAAATTACTATATTGATGGTAAAATTCAGACCAGCAGCAGCACCAGTAACTGTGATGTTATTGAGATGGAATCCAATTCGGCAGACTTGTACGGAATAAACTGTCTACTCACTCCCGTCACAGTGGAAATAACTCAGAACATAAAGACCACGCAGGTCCCTATAACCGACGGTCTCCCTAAAGAGCCTTCCAGCAGCACAAACAGTGAGTCCAAGAAACGGAGGACTGCTAGTCCGCCCGTGTTACCCAAAATTAAAGCTGAGACTGAGTCTGATCCTGCCACACCTTCCTGTTCCTTGAGTCTGCCTCTCAGCATATCAACCACAGAGGCAGTATCTTTCCACAAAGAGAAAAGCGTGTATTTGTCATCAAAGCTCAAACAGCTTCTTCAGACCCAGGATAAATTAACTCCTCCTGCAGGGATTTCAGCCGCTGAAATACCCAAATTAGGCCCTGTCTGCGTGTCCGCTCCTGCGTCGATGCTACCCGTGACCTCGAGCAGGTTTAAGAGGCGAACTAGCTCTCCCCCCAGCTCTCCCCAGCACAGCCCCGCTCTGCGAGACTTTGGAAAGCCAGGAGATGGGAAAGCCATGTGGACTGAGGCAGTTCTAAGCTCCAAAAAACCCAAATTAGAGAGTCACAGCAACTCACCAGTGTGGAGTTTGTCTGGGAGAGATGAAAGAGAGACtgggagcccgccaggctttgATGAATATAAGGTGTCTAAAGAGTGGGCAGCTAGCTCTACTTTTAGCAACGTGTGCAACCAGCAGCCACTGGATTTGTCCAGTGGTGTGAAACAGAAGACTGAGGGGCCAGGCAAGGCTCCGGTCCAGTGGGAGGCCGTGTTAGACCTCAGTGTGCATAAAAAGCCCTGTGGTGACTCTGAAGGCAAGGAACTCAAAGAAAACCATGTGCTGCAGCCAGCCTGCAGTGCtgtaaagaaaaggaaacccacCACCTGCATGCTGCAGAAGGTCCTTCTCAACGAATACAATGGTGTCGACCTCCCTGTAGAAAACGCTCCAGATGCGTCCGGAAGCACCAGTCCCTGTAAACCTCTAGAACCTCAGCCAGACCCTGACCTTGGTCTCAACTCAAGCTTGACTGTCGCTGTTGTCGAGTCTCCTCCTGACGTTTCTTCATCGTCACCTGCCCTACAACCATCTTCCCTTTCTTCCGGGCAGCTGCCGCCTCTCCTGACCCCCACCAatccctcttctcctccacccTGCCCTCCCGTGTTAACTGTTGCCACCCCGCCACCTCCCCTGCTTCCTACTATCCCTCTTCCAGCCCCCTCTTCTGGGGCGTCCCCTCACCCGTGTCCTTCTCCACTCTCGAATGCCACCGCACAGTCCCCACTTCCAATTCTGTCCCCGACGGTGTCTCCCTCGCCATCCCCCATTCCTTCCATGGAGCCCGTTATGTCCGCCGCTTCACCAGGGCCTCCAacactctcctcctcttcctcctcttcttcctcctcttccttctcatcttcctcctcctcctcttccccttcgCCGCCTCCTCTCTCAGCAGTGTCATCCGTGGTTTCCTCTGGGGATAATCTGGAAACCTCTCTCCCCATGATATCTTTTAAGCAGGAGGAACTAGAGAGTGAAGACCTGAAAGCCAGGGAGGAAGCCCCATCCACCACTGAGCAGGAGATCATCCAGGAGACATTCAACAGAAACTTTGTCTGCAATGTCTGTGAATCACCTTTTCTTTCCATTAAGGATTTAACCAAACATTTATCCATTCACGCTGAGGAATGGCCCTTCAAATGTGAATTTTGTGTGCAGCTCTTCAAGGTGAAAAGTGATTTGTCAGAACATCGCTTTATGCTTCACGGCGTTGGGAATATCTTTGTGTGTTCAGTTTGTAAAAAGGAGTTCGCATTCTTGTGCAATCTGCAGCAGCACCAGCGAGATCTCCACCCAGATAAGGTGTGCACGCACCATGAGTTCGAAAGCGGCACCCTGAGGCCCCAGAACTTTACGGATCCCAGCAAGGCCCACATCGAGCACATGCAGAGTTTGCCAGAAGACCCTCTAGAAGCGTCTAAAGAAGAAGAGGAGTTGAACGATTCTTCTGAAGAGCTTTATACGACCATCAAAATAATGGCTTCCGGAATAAAGACGAAGGATCCAGATGTTCGATTGGGTCTCAACCAACATTACCCAAGCTTTAAACCACCCCCATTCCAGTACCATCACCGCAGCCCTCTGGGCATTGGTGTGACAGCTACAAACTTCACTACGCACAACATCCCACAGACGTTTACCACCGCCATCCGCTGCACCAAGTGTGGGAAGGGCGTGGACAATATGCCTGAACTGCACAAACACATCCTGGCATGTGCCTCTGCGAGTGACAAGAAGAGGTACACCCCCAAGAAAAACCCGGTCCCGCTGAAGCAGACTGTGCAACCCAAAAACGGCGTGGTGGTTCTGGACAACTCTGGGAAAAACGCCTTCAGACGAATGGGCCAGCCCAAAAGACTGAACTTTAGTGTGGAGCTCAGCAAAATGTCTTCGAATAAGCTCAAGTTAAACGCGTTGAAGAAAAAAAACCAGCTCGTCCAGAAAGCAATCCTGCAGAAAAACAAGTCTGCGAAGCAGAAGGCTGACCTAAAAACCACTCCCGAGTCGTCCTCCCACGTCTGCCCGTACTGCCACAGAGAGTTCACGTACATCGGGAGCCTGAACAAGCATGCCGCTTTCAGCTGTCCCAAAAAACCTCTTTCTCCTTCCAAAAAAAAACTTTCCCACTCTTCCAAGAAAGGGGGGCACCCATCACCTGCCGGGAGTGACagaaacaacagcagcagccacCGCAGACGGACAGCAGACGCCGAGATCAAAATGCAGAGCATGCAGGCGCCTCTGGGCAAGACCAGAGCTCGCAGCTCGGGCCCCTCACAGGTGCCGCCACCCCCCTCGTCCTTCAGGTCCAAGCAGAATGTTAAATTCGCCACTTCGGTCAAGTCCAAAAAACCAAGCTCCTCTTTAAGGAACTCGAGCCCCATACGCATGGCCAAAATGACTCACAGCGAGAGCAAGAAGCCCAAAGCTGCAGCCAAGAACCATGCAACTCCCCTCTCAGGCAAGACGTCGAGGAGCCTGCACGTGAGGGCTCAGAAGAGCAGAGCCGTCTTACAGAGCAAGTCAGCCTTGGCCAGTAAGAAACGGACAGACAGGTTCAGTGTAAAATCCAGAGAACGGAGTGGGGGGCCAATCACCCGAAGCCTGCAGCTGGCGGCTTCTGCCGACCTGAGTGAGAGCAGGAAGGAGGATGGCAGTGGCAAGCAAGAGCTGAAGGACCTCAG